One window of the Falco biarmicus isolate bFalBia1 chromosome 2, bFalBia1.pri, whole genome shotgun sequence genome contains the following:
- the LOC130145052 gene encoding translation initiation factor IF-2-like, producing MMRAMGGAGARGSGGRRSPGEGRGCAGRRDRAARGPSGGGGRRETLNPRLPPLRSLARSPPLCLSGDFSSCCRHGGEGVEEEEEEGGGGGGTLRRLPPPRTRGQRRRLPAPPRARPDRKTAVTDGAAAGRAGGGRAGSTGGWRAALGRGPPGRGGAAGELAGCCARLAPGVRQWGRLQCGPPGHGPGNFGRGRAPPVPPLPSLSPELHRQGVVAAGAKSHSPCSGSSSLEPFIFPCCVPPRLHHPGAYPEGAIPTDHAPRRPSQAQSDSS from the exons ATGATGAGGGCCatggggggcgcgggggcgcggggctcgGGCGGCCGCCGCTCTCCGGGCGAGGGGCGAGGCTGTGCGGGGCGTCGGGACCGCGCTGCCCGGGGcccgagcggcggcggcgggaggagaGAGACGCTAAATCCCCGCTTGCCTCCGCTGCGATCGCTCGCTCGCTCGCCGCCTCTGTGCCTCTCTGGGGATTTCAGTTCATGTTGCCGGCAcggcggggagggggtggaggaggaggaggaggaagggggaggaggcggcggcaCGCTCCGACGCCTCCCGCCCCCGCggacccgcgggcagcggcggcggctcccggccccgccgagAG caaggcCCGACCGTAAAACGGCAGTGACGGACGGTGCCGCCGCaggccgggcggggggcggccgggcgggcagcACCGGTGGCTGGCGGGCGGCCCTGGGCCGGGgcccgccggggcgggggggcgcagCAGGGGAGCTGGCCGGTTGCTGCGCCCGCCTCGCCCCGGGGGTGCGGCAGTGGGGCAGGCTGCAGTGCGGCCCACCGGGGCACGGACCAGGCAACTTCGGCAGGGGGAGGGCGCCGCCGGTGCCTCCTCTGCCCTCGCTGTCCCCTGAGTTGCACCGCCAAGGTGTGGTGGCTGCGGGTGCCAAAAGCCACTCTCCCTGCAGCGGATCGTCTTCGCTGGAGCCGTTCATCTTCCCCTGTTGTGTCCCCCCCAGGCTGCATCATCCAGGAGCCTACCCCGAGGGGGCGATTCCCACAGACCACGCTCCTAGGAGGCCCTCCCAAGCGCAGAGCGACTCCTCCTAG